A genome region from Senegalia massiliensis includes the following:
- a CDS encoding TatD family hydrolase → MYKRVKGDEIMLVDSHAHLDDKRFNKDRENIIKELEENNIEFIVNPGADLDTSKRAVELARDNKMIYAAVGVHPHDVKDMDQNTIEELRKLAREEKVVAIGEIGLDYYYDNSPRELQKKWFREQIRLAKELDLPIIIHDRDAHEDTYNILKEENDEKLRGIMHCYQSSLEMSSQFIDLGFYISLAGPTTFKNAKTPKEVAKGIDLDRLLIETDSPYLTPHPYRGKRNEPKYVKYVAQTIADLKNVPLEEIEDSTTRNAKKIFGIE, encoded by the coding sequence ATGTACAAAAGAGTTAAAGGAGATGAAATAATGTTAGTAGATAGTCATGCACATTTAGATGATAAAAGATTTAATAAAGATAGAGAAAATATAATTAAAGAATTAGAGGAAAATAATATAGAATTTATAGTAAATCCAGGTGCAGATTTAGATACATCTAAAAGGGCTGTAGAATTAGCAAGAGACAATAAGATGATTTATGCAGCAGTAGGAGTACATCCTCATGATGTAAAGGATATGGACCAAAATACAATAGAAGAATTGAGAAAACTTGCAAGAGAAGAAAAAGTCGTTGCAATAGGTGAGATAGGACTTGACTATTATTATGATAATTCACCTAGAGAATTACAAAAAAAATGGTTTAGAGAGCAGATAAGACTAGCTAAAGAGCTTGACTTACCTATAATTATACATGATAGAGATGCACATGAAGACACATATAATATTTTAAAAGAAGAAAATGATGAAAAGTTACGAGGTATAATGCACTGTTATCAAAGTTCTTTAGAGATGAGTAGTCAGTTCATAGATTTAGGGTTTTATATATCATTAGCAGGTCCTACTACATTTAAGAATGCAAAAACACCAAAAGAAGTAGCAAAAGGTATAGATTTAGATAGATTATTAATTGAAACGGATTCTCCTTATTTAACACCACATCCATATAGAGGGAAAAGAAATGAACCTAAATATGTAAAATATGTAGCTCAAACTATAGCAGATTTAAAAAATGTACCATTAGAAGAAATAGAAGATAGTACTACAAGAAATGCTAAGAAAATTTTTGGTATAGAGTAA
- a CDS encoding cysteine-rich CWC family protein, which produces MNKLNDKICPLCGQPNYCKAHEGDCWCNKVKVPKELIEKVPEDKKGKACICKACIDKYNNG; this is translated from the coding sequence TTGAATAAATTAAATGATAAAATATGTCCACTTTGTGGACAACCTAATTATTGTAAGGCTCACGAGGGAGATTGCTGGTGTAATAAAGTTAAAGTTCCAAAAGAACTTATAGAAAAAGTGCCAGAAGACAAAAAGGGAAAAGCATGTATTTGTAAAGCATGTATAGATAAATATAATAATGGGTAA